From Pyrenophora tritici-repentis strain M4 chromosome 1, whole genome shotgun sequence, the proteins below share one genomic window:
- a CDS encoding putative Exocyst complex component Sec8, translating into MSRNPGYSRAGANGGYANDNGGYNGGGYNGYAPPSDPNYDGRPSGERPRRPGGYGGLNPSPDDYAPRPSNERERSRPSNDRPRRPGGYGGLAQEEEMDRRPSGERERRPTGYGGGGYAARDESPRQVMRPTSLDRSPAKRRSGERQNGRVPRSPNPGPGSQAIEEVLQYIQQKWDFMTKDQCVPIEVALKLMDSSSLGLASQAGQFQQTHDQLQNALKGIVNEHHQGFNSSIGTFHQIQSSLQSSQHRVRTLKGSLVAAKSQLSTAKPELREFATTSQNYDEMLQMLDTIEKLQLIPERLEARISEKRFLTAVDILQDALRMIRKTEMERIGALSDLRTYLSNQEVSLTDILVEELHSHLYLKSPYCEDRWKEYAQNQIKGDLSQRAQADARGRLLYYYLDGLDTSEDMTDDSAHNPESDTFQYIRLVIEALNKMNRLDLAVDTIEQRLPVELFKVVDKSNNEVAQRHPSILRAYSAKKSGKSKTEIESEDVRSTLLNDLMWTLYARFEAIAESHRVVHDVVAGILRRENRASSNTALTRGFKELWKLYQSEIRSLLHDYLATDGEASYRDGPGQTSADSAFSRAPRDRNKRMFKLSDVDTKAPELSQEREDLELILKTSVPGLVSDSKRLEEVTTNTTANLDGSATGHKLLVEPSVFNMGILLPPSLDFLNRLKEVVPSNADISMSTLTSFLDDFLVNVFHPQLDETLIELCAQTFMELDAFTEDPHWTKHSKKPIFKGTAQFFTLITAFCKMLDNLPHDQAFSQLIVNQMDTYAQKCMDWYNALVSRSKPTPSDRRLKAPAVWAESDEMEELITRLIHTDPSDRENLKQAIDKEVALLIDAVEADEPLDQADMIQDKKTIVSLCLLYTSMKWLATKTAQLRHISDRASDPNSAESNGQRHNRRWTQLASSDPRPEGAAVYLPLSAETATIFDAVVSTYKSLSNRVLRTMHLSIRATILYSLNASTQPSIYIDTLLSDPDPAILALNSTLVSFDTAVSTYIPVTSYSHITRGLAVLMDTYLFSLCTSKIERMNTNGCALMQLNILVLQQNLKNIEDGATLPYAALFFDLFTAGPDAIIARAKQYGRSFGVPGDRFGEAEVKKLLQMTYEERVNGDNREASVQAKRALDAQLLEISEFMY; encoded by the exons ATGTCGCGCAATCCAGGCTACTCGCGGGCGGGTGCCAATGGAGGCTATGCCAATGACAACGGTGGCTATAATGGCGGGGGATACAATGGATATGCTCCTCCCTCCGACCCAAACTATGACGGTCGCCCAAGCGGGGAGCGACCACGGCGACCTGGAGGTTATGGAGGCCTGAATCCCTCGCCAGACGACTACGCACCGCGCCCAAGCAATGAACGCGAACGCTCCCGACCTAGCAATGACCGTCCCCGCCGGCCTGGAGGATACGGGGGTCTCgcccaagaagaagagatgGATAGGAGGCCTAGCGGCGAACGAGAGCGTAGGCCAACGGGCTATGGAGGAGGCGGATATGCAGCCCGCGACGAGAGCCCGCGTCAGGTAATGCGGCCAACCAGTCTCGACCGCAGCCCGGCCAAACGTCGCAGTGGAGAACGTCAGAATGGCAGAGTACCTAGGAGTCCTAATCCTGGACCGGGAAGTCAAGCTATCGAGGAAGTCTTGCAATACATCCAGCAGAAATGGGACTTTATGACAAAAGACCAATGTGTGCCCATCGAAGTAGCCCTGAAGCTCATGGACTCGAGCTCACTTGGCCTggcaagtcaagctggccAATTCCAACAGACGCACGATCAACTGCAAAACGCTTTAAAGGGCATCGTCAACGAGCACCACCAGGGTTTCAATAGCTCCATCGGTACCTTTCACCAAATTCAGTCCAGTTTGCAGAGCTCCCAGCACCGCGTCAGGACATTAAAGGGCTCCCTCGTTGCGGCCAAGTCGCAGCTTTCCACTGCCAAGCCTGAACTCAGAGAGTTTGCAACTACCTCCCAGAACTACGATGAGATGTTGCAAATGCTCGACACAATCGAAAAGCTACAGCTCATCCCTGAAAGGCTCGAGGCTCGCATATCAGAAAAGCGCTTTCTGACTGCCGTAGATATCCTACAAGACGCTCTACGAATGATTCGGAAGACGGAAATGGAAAGGATTGGCGCTCTTTCTGACCTTCGTACATATCTGAGCAACCAGGAAGTCTCTCTCACAGACATCCTGGTCGAGGAGCTCCACAGCCATCTTTACCTCAAATCACCATACTGCGAGGATAGATGGAAGGAATATGCCCAAAACCAGATCAAGGGAGACCTCTCCCAGCGTGCCCAGGCTGATGCCAGAGGTCGATTACTTTACTACTACCTCGATGGTCTTGATACCTCCGAAGACATGACCGACGACTCTGCCCATAACCCTGAATCCGACACATTTCAGTACATACGGCTTGTCATTGAAGCACTGAACAAAATGAACCGCTTAGACCTGGCGGTAGATACCATCGAGCAAAGGCTACCTGTCGAGCTGTTCAAGGTTGTTGACAAGTCCAACAACGAAGTAGCCCAACGACATCCGAGCATATTGCGAGCATACTCTGCAAAGAAGAGCGGCAAGTCAAAGACTGAGATTGAAAGTGAAGATGTTCGCTCAACTCTTTTGAATGACTTGATGTGGACTCTTTATGCACGCTTCGAAGCCATTGCGGAAAGCCATAGAGTTGTACACGACGTTGTTGCGGGCATCCTCAGACGGGAGAACAGAGCTTCATCGAATACGGCACTCACTCGTGGCTTCAAGGAGTTGTGGAAGCTATACCAAAGCGAA ATTCGATCACTTCTCCACGATTATCTTGCCACTGATGGCGAGGCATCCTATCGGGACGGCCCGGGTCAGACATCTGCTGACAGCGCCTTCTCGCGTGCGCCTCGAGACAGGAACAAGCGCATGTTCAAGTTGTCCGACGTAGACACCAAAGCACCTGAGCTGTCACAAGAACGGGAAGACCTCGAACTCATCTTGAAGACATCTGTGCCTGGGCTAGTCTCCGACTCAAAGAGATTAGAAGAGGTAACTACTAACACAACTGCCAACCTCGACGGAAGTGCAACTGGGCACAAGCTGCTTGTCGAGCCAAGTGTCTTCAACATGGGCATCCTATTACCACCTTCCCTAGACTTCCTAAACAGATTGAAGGAAGTTGTGCCCTCGAACGCCGACATCAGCATGAGTACCTTGACTTCCTTCTTGGATGACTTCTTAGTGAACGTTTTCCATCCACAGCTGGATGAGACTCTTATAGAGCTCTGTGCTCAGACCTTCATGGAGCTTGACGCTTTCACCGAAGATCCGCACTGGACGAAACATTCCAAGAAGCCAATCTTCAAG GGCACTGCGCAATTCTTTACCCTCATCACCGCATTCTGCAAGATGCTTGACAACCTCCCACACGATCAAGCATTCTCTCAACTCATCGTAAACCAAATGGATACATATGCCCAGAAATGTATGGACTGGTACAACGCCCTTGTGAGCCGCTCAAAGCCCACACCCAGCGATCGCCGCTTGAAAGCACCAGCTGTTTGGGCTGAGTCGGATGAAATGGAGGAGCTCATCACTCGCCTGATACACACAGATCCCTCTGACCGCGAGAATCTGAAACAAGCTATAGATAAAGAGGTTGCTCTCCTTATTGACGCTGTAGAAGCAGATGAGCCCCTGGATCAAGCCGACATGATTCAGGACAAGAAGACCATTGTCAGCCTCTGCTTGTTATACACAAGTATGAAATGGCTAGCTACAAAGACGGCGCAGTTACGACACATCAGCGACCGCGCCTCCGACCCAAACAGTGCAGAATCTAATGGCCAAAGACACAATAGGCGGTGGACTCAGCTCGCCTCTTCTGATCCCAGACCGGAAGGCGCCGCAGTCTATCTACCACTTAGCGCGGAAACCGCCAC CATATTTGATGCAGTCGTTTCAACCTACAAATCCCTCAGCAATCGCGTTCTGCGCACCATGCATCTCTCGATTCGCGCCACAATCCTCTACTCACTCAACGCCAGCACACAACCTAGCATCTACATCGATACTCTACTTAGCGATCCCGATCCAGCAATCCTCGCCCTCAACTCGACGCTCGTGTCTTTCGATACCGCAGTATCAACGTATATCCCTGTCACATCATACAGCCACATCACACGTGGTCTAGCCGTACTAATGGACACTTACCTCTTCAGTCTCTGTACTTCCAAGATAGAACGCATGAACACGAATGGGTGTGCGCTAATGCAGCTCAACATTCTTGTTCTGCAACAGAACCTGAAGAATATCGAAGATGGAGCTACCCTGCCCTATGCTGCTCTGTTCTTTGATTTGTTTACTGCAGGCCCAGATGCGATTATTGCTCGGGCGAAACAGTATGGCAGAAGCTTTGGTGTGCCCGGAGACAGGTTTGGAGAGGCAGAGGTCAAGAAACTACTACAAATGACCTACGAGGAAAGGGTCAATGGTGATAACAGGGAGGCCAGTGTTCAGGCGAAGAGAGCTCTGGATGCACAGTTGCTGGAGATAAGTGAGTTTATGTACTGA
- a CDS encoding CcmA, ABC-type multidrug transport system, ATPase component, whose product MSISNNSHDVEKDAIGTEFAHLTNNVVQSFSWQDVTVTVNDRSSKKPIDILSSVSGIVEAGEVMALMGPSGSGKTTLLNVLAHRAAMPKATIQHHLSINDEPTTLASFRKLSSYVEQEDALIGSLTVRETMYFAAQLALSSSINKAARKERISSLLASFGLQNQANTLIGTPIRKGVSGGQKRRVSVASQLITSPKILFLDEPTSGLDSAASYEVMKFVRDVAKKYKVLVIASIHQPSTTTFKLFDKLMLLSRGKVVYNGEVKKVKSYFAGLGYEMPLYTNPAEFVIELVNTDFSDNIDAASTRLTHLHTSWVNSIDAASVSTAIRSTTTTTHPTPALPDHSTSANPLTLPLTLMHRSFIKSYRDVVAYGIRIAMYMGLAIMMGTIWLRLAPLQSNIQAFTNAIFFGGAFMSFMAVAYIPAFLEDLSLYQKERANGLYGPLAFTIANFFVGLPYLFLITILFSVVSYWLGNFNPTAEGFWMWVLWLFLDLLAAESLVVFLASLIPIFVVALAATAFANGLWMPTSFAV is encoded by the exons ATGTCGATATCAAACAACTCTCACGATGTTGAAAAGGACGCTATAGGCACAGAATTTGCACATCTAACAAACAATGTTGTTCAAAGTTTTAGCTGGCAAGATGTCACTGTCACTGTCAATGACCGGAGCTCGAAAAAACCCATTGATATCTTGTCAAGCGTCAGTGGCATTGTGGAAGCTGGTGAAGTCATGGCCTTGATGGGACCGAGTGGATCTGGAAAGACTACCCTACTCAACGTACTTGCCCACCGGGCTGCCATGCCAAAAGCCACAATCCAGCACCATCTCAGCATCAATGACGAACCCACAACTCTAGCCTCATTCCGAAAGCTGAGCAGCTATGTCGAGCAAGAAGATGCTCTTATCGGTTCTCTTACTGTGAGAGAGACAATGTACTTTGCGGCGCAACTCGCACTTTCAAG TTCCATCAACAAAGCAGCCCGAAAAGAGCGCATCTCTAGTCTCCTTGCGTCATTTGGTCTCCAGAACCAGGCCAACACGTTGATCGGTACGCCGATTCGCAAAGGTGTATCAGGTGGCCAGAAACGTCGCGTCAGTGTAGCCAGCCAGCTCATCACTAGCCCCAAGATCCTCTTCCTCGACGAGCCAACTAGCGGCTTGGACTCTGCGGCGAGTTACGAGGTAATGAAGTTTGTAAGGGACGTGGCCAAGAAATATAAGGTTCTTGTCATCGCATCCATCCACCAGCCGTCGACGACGACATTCAAGCTTTTCGATAAGCTCATGTTGCTGAGTAGAGGCAAGGTGGTATACAACGGCGAGGTAAAGAAAGTCAAAAGTTATTTCGCCGGCCTAGGATATGAG ATGCCTCTCTACACCAACCCCGCCGAATTCGTCATCGAACTCGTAAACACAGATTTCTCAGACAACATCGATGCGGCATCTACCCGACTCACCCACCTGCACACCTCATGGGTGAACTCCATAGACGCAGCTTCCGTATCAACCGCCATCCGCTCCACGACCACGACCACGCACCCCACTCCCGCCCTCCCAGACCACAGCACCAGCGCTAACCCGCTCACGCTACCCCTCACCCTCATGCACCGATCGTTCATAAAATCCTACCGCGACGTCGTCGCCTACGGCATCCGCATAGCCATGTACATGGGCTTAGCCATAATGATGGGTACAATCTGGCTGCGCCTCGCACCACTGCAATCAAACATCCAAGCTTTTACCAATGCAATTTTCTTCGGCGGCGCATTCATGTCATTCATGGCCGTTGCGTACATCCCCGCGTTCCTCGAGGACCTGTCCCTCTACCAAAAGGAACGCGCAAATGGATTATACGGACCCCTCGCTTTTACCATTGCGAATTTCTTTGTGGGGCTGCCGTATCTTTTTCTCATTACTATATTGTTTTCTGTCGTGAGTTACTGGCTTGGCAATTTCAACCCCACAGCCGAGGGCTTCTGGATGTGGGTGCTGTGGCTTTTCCTCGATTTGCTAGCGGCGGAATCACTGGTTGTGTTCCTCGCTAGTCTTATCCCCATCTTTGTCGTTGCGCTTGCGGCGACGGCGTTTGCGAATGGGCTCTGGAT GCCTACGTCTTTCGCGGTATGA
- a CDS encoding Dimer-Tnp-hAT domain containing protein, translating to MPAKRTCVNALEIATTSKRPRVAARHRGTASQPVLVDTQPFSPSPPPPPLSPRQALVAAPQAPNFEATLRESRAEETIIPPPKGSEHATVAASGAASEAVDKGFSRYPKHCKPPTSLSNRASWVYSHGYRIALRSNVAKVTWICHYCYKHKFTTVGRGIHNVSQSPSAPARHLGEDKKVHGLKPPTSVEAERALWASYNSVSRYVIRLYNYLLLKVIASLSESMSKVYVSFDGWTTKGGKRGYLGIVAHYVDSSGELRDLPIALPQLTGAYTGEAMAEVVMAIFKQFEITVGKLGYFVLDNAHNNNTTINTLALQIGFSATERRLRCGPYTLNLIGQMLLWGEEKESYDNEETERVNEAENMATWRGDGPLGVLVAVINYIKTPQQYALFEKYQKLAIRDQPVNAPTEQHKIKEPVKLVVTRYNSYVSCFKRAKIETEDAYARSRNNKLPAAPDWMRSDGINAHDWQVIAEYIDVLRPLKQATKRLEGRGKSGAFGAIAEVILVFEYLLGVYEDRLQSYEDVIYDEHTESPEDHLAINLRAALVKAREYYNKLDLSPAYYAAIILHPRYKSYLDAAWADKPDWLESSNRKFQHLWAEYKSLPKPRLRSKVRHNDIEDAINSFIKPAGLTENEEDEYEA from the exons atgccagcaaaaagaacatgcgttaatgctctagaaatcgcgacaacttcgaagcgccctagagtcgcagcgcgtcatcgcgggactgccagccaacctgtgctagtcgatactcagccattctcaccatctccacctcctccaccgctgtcgccgcgtcaagctctcgttgccgcgccacaagcaccaaattttgaagcgaccctccgagagtcgcgcgccgaagagacgatcatcccaccacctaagggcagcgagcatgccactgttgcagcttcaggagcagctagcgaggctgtcgacaAGGGTTTC agtcgctacccaaagcactgcaagccgcccacatcactttcgaaccgagcaagctgggtatacagccatggctatcgcatcgccttgcgcagcaacgtcgcaaaagttacgtggatctgccactattgctataagcacaagttcactactgttggccgtggcatacataacgtctcgcagtctccatcagcgccagcacgtcatctcggagaagacaagaaagttcatggcttgaagcctccaa ctagcgtagaggcagaacgagccttGTGGGCATCttataacagcgtctcacgatacgttatacgcctgtacaactacctgttactAAAGGTTatcgcaagcctttcagaatcaatgagcaaagtctatgtaagctttgacggatggacgacaaaaggtggcaagcgcggttacttaggtatcgtcgcccactacgttgatagctctggcgagctcagggacttgcctattgcgctcccacaactgacaggtgcctacaccggcgaggctatggctgaggtcgtgatggcaatattcaagcagttcgaaatcactgtgggcaagctcggttacttcgtcctcgacaacgcacataacaacaacaccacgattaacactctcgccttgcagatagGCTTTAGCGCTActgagcgtcgccttcgctgcggtccttatacgcttaatctcattggccagatgctactctggggtgaggagaaagagtcctacgacaacgaggagactgagcgcgtgaacgaagctgagaatatggctacttggcgaggcgatggaccattaggagtgcttGTCGCGGTTATtaactacatcaaaacaccacaacagtacgctctttttgagaagtatcagaagctcgctattagggaccagcctgtcaacgcgccaacagaacagcacaaaatcaaggagcccgttAAGCTAGTTGTTACTCGCTAtaactcttacgtttcgtgttttaagcgcgct aagattgaaactgaagacgcgtacgcccgaagtcgtaacaacaagctgcctgcagcgccggattggatgaggtctgatgggatcaatgcccatgactggcaggtgattgctgagtatattgatgtgcttAGGCCACtaaaacaagctacaaaacggcttgaaggccgcggcaaaagcggtgcttttggagcaatcgctgaggttattctagtatttgaatacttacttggagtctatgaggaccgcttgcaaagctatgaagacgtcatttatgatgagcatacagagtcacccgaagaccaccttgctatcaacctccgcgctgccctagttaaagcccgcgagtactacaacaagctcgacctctcgccagcttactatgctgctataatccttcatcctcgctacaaaagctaccttgacgcagcgtgggcggataagcctgattggctagagagcagcaaccgcaagtttcaacatttgtgggcggagtacaaaagcttaccgaagccgcgcttacgctCTAAAGTTaggcacaatgatatagaAGACGCTATTAACAGCTTTATTAAGCCggcagggcttacggagaacgaggaggatgaatatgaggcttag